In one Bombyx mori chromosome 22, ASM3026992v2 genomic region, the following are encoded:
- the serpin-26 gene encoding serine protease inhibitor 26 (The RefSeq protein has 4 substitutions, 2 frameshifts and aligns at 98% coverage compared to this genomic sequence), giving the protein MHRIRDRIPLNPSSNLLSVNGKYYQFSLNDFRPNEVKDKDFRSGQGRSEKVQTLIKKDALTYLDSSYLKSKVVRLPNDKYNQYLVLVLPHSHKDIKDVIKKLEDSKTFRSTVVNLEGGQVSAVNLHIPIVTEGYTEDMKRTLDKTVKVTKVFDPKTSGLNNVYNKDETTYVSKALSTVIFDMSSFQIEPEPSRDELKRRAGYPHVLRDHHFKADHPFIFYLISGNIPVLSGVIA; this is encoded by the exons TTCAACACC TATGATT TCCTTCCACCAATCTACTGTCAGTCAACGGTAAATATTATCAG TTTTCGCTGAACGACTTCAGACCTAATGAGGTCAAAGACAAAGACTTCCGATCCGGACAAGGTAGAAGTGAAAAAGTACAAACATTAATCAAGAAAGATGCACTTACATACTTGGATAGCTCCTACTTAAAATCCAAG GTCGTGAGACTACCGAATGATAAATACAATCAATATCTCGTCCTAGTATTACCACATTCACACAAAGACATAAAGGACGTTATTAAGAAACTTGAAGACTCTAAAACGTTCAGGTCGACAGTAGTTAATTTAGAAGGAGGGCAGGTTTCTGCTGTTAATCTGCACATACCGATTGTAACCGAAGGTTATACCGAGGACATGAAGAGGACTCTGGATAAG ACTGTGAAAGTAACTAAAGTATTCGACCCTAAAACATCTGGATTAAATAACGTATACAACAAGGATGAAACAACTTACGTGTCTAAAGCCTTATCGACGGTTATATTTGATATGAGCAGCTTCCAAATAGAACCGGAACCTTCAAGAG ACGAACTGAAGAGACGGGCTGGTTACCCACACGTGCTACGTGACCATCATTTCAAAGCTGACCATCCTTTCATTTTCTACCTTATATCCGGGAACATTCCCGTGTTGAGCGGTGTTATAGCTTGA